ATAGCATTTTGGCGCTAAAATGAATTCTTTACCATGTAAAATATCAAAAAAATTATCCATATTTTTCCTTAATTTATATAATCTCTAATTCAAATTTATTGTGTTTATCTTTAAAAACAAAAGTTTTTTCTCCGCAAGGATATTCTATACTATCTTGTTTTAATCCAAAATACTTTCCTTGAAATTGTTCTAATAATCTTGGCAATTCCTTTTTAAATAAAGCTTTCATTGTGATGCCACCGCCATGATTAGAATGTTTAATAAATTCTCCATCAATATCATCATCTTTAATTAAATGAAATTCTACATCATAACCTATAGTTTGATAAATTTGCATTAGCTGAATTTTATCATTGACAGGACTCATTAAATCAGTTGAACTATGATAGCTAATGTATTTTATATTTTTACTTTTATTTGCTTGAATTGTTAAATGAGTAGGATTTAATAAAGCTCTAATCATATAATTTTCATTTTTAAAACAATAAGGAGAATTTGGATTAGCATTCCAATGTGTTTTTAAAAAACAACCTATTTTCATATTTTGCTTGTTAATTAAAAATTCTATTTCGTTTAAATCTCTTCCTATAATATATCGGAGCAAAAGCAAAGCTTCTCCAGAATTATCTAAAACACCATCAACATGCCAAGGAGCTATCTTTGAAATAAGAAGCGCTAGATAACCTCCGTATGACCCCCCCCCATAAATTTTTGGTAAAACTTTAAATTCAGGATGTTTTTTTATTATATCTTTTAAAGCATTTATGTGATCAATTGCAGCCATAATGCCATAATTTTGATATTCGTTATTAGGGGGAATTAAAGTAGCATTGATATTTATCTGAAAATCTTTTTCTATGTGATTAGCATTTTTTAAATTTTGTATATAATCATTTAAACTATTTATTAAATATCCCGCTGTATTAACATTGATTTCATCAGCACTTAAATTCATTCTATCTAAAGAATTTTTCAAAAATTCCAAGTCATTTTCTGTGATCATTGTCTTAGCACTATAATCAACCTCATCTCCTGTTCTTGCTCCAAAGCACCAGTAAATCACATTAACCACAATAACATTAAATTTTTGTGCAATATATTGTCTATCAAATTCCATCATTGATACACTTGATCCATAAGCACCTATCATAAAAACAATTGCTTGCATTTGCTTACTATCATCATAAGTGATTCTGTATTCTAATTTACTTTCTCTTTTTATTCCAAGTTCTATATCATCACAAGAGTCTATGAAATAAGTTTCATTTTTTAACATAATTTTCTTTCTTAATTGCAATTTATTATGATATTATAACCAATTAAATATTCAATCAAAGAAAGTCATGAAATATATACTTAAATATAACAATAAAAAATATTCAAATATAGATTTAATAAATACTTTTTATGAATTAGATATAAAAAAAAGGTGATATTTTATGTGTTCATACAGAATTATTTAATTTTGGAATTCCTTTACTTCCTAAGAATGAATTCTTACAAAGTATAATTGATTGTTTCTTTGAAGTTATAGGAAAAGAAGGAACGCTTATAATGCCTACTTTTACTTATAAATTTTGTAAAAATGGAATTTATGATAAATTAAATTCAAAAAGTGAAGTTGGAATTTTAAATGAATACTTTCGCAAATGGGGGGGGGTAAAAAGAACAAATGATCCTATTTTTTCTTTTGCTATAAAAGGTGAAAAAGAAAATTTATTTTTAAAAGATACTACAAGTTGTTTTGGAAAAGATTGTGTTTATGAAACACTTTATAAAAATGATGGAAAAATAATATTATTTGGAACTCATTTAGTAGGATATACTTTTACTCACTATATAGAAGAAGTAGCCAAAGTACCTTATAGATATTTTAAAAATTTTAAAGGTATTTTAATAGATGAAAATGGCATAAATCACGATAAAAATATAAATTATTATGTAAGATGTTTAGATAAAAATTCTTTAGTGTGCGAACAAAAGCAAATAAATATATTAAAACAAAACGATAATTTTAATATAATAAATTTTGCAAAATCTTGCATAGTTAGCATAGAAAGTAAAAAATATTTTTTAAATACGCTAAAATATTTAAAAAATAATCCAAATTATTTATTAAAGGAAATAGATGATAACTCATATAGCTGATTTTTTACAAAAAAGTGTTTTAAAATTTCCTGATAAGAAACTATTTGTAGAATTTAATGGCAAGAGTATAACTTATAAAGAATTTAATATTATCACAGATAAATTAGCAAGTAAAATAATAAATGAAAATATTTATAATAGCCCTATTTTAATAATATTACCAAAAAGTATAAATGCTTTAATATCTTTTTTTGGCACGGCAAAAAGTGGGAATTTTTATACCATACTTGATGAAAAAAGTCCCATAGAAAGAATAAATAAGGTAATAAAAATTTTAAAACCAAAATTACTTATTACCTCAAAAGATTTAAATATAAATTTAAACTTACCTACAATTTACACAGATGAATTTGAAGATTTTGACATAGATGAGCTAGCATTAAAAAATACAAAAGATAAGCATATAGATACTAATTTATTATATGTATTTTTTACAAGTGGAAGCACAGGAGTGCCAAAAGGAGTTAGCATAGCTCATAAAAGTGTGATTGATTATACTTTTTGGGTTTGTGAGAGTTTTAATTTTGATGAAAATCATATATTAGCAAATCAAGCTCCACTTTATTTTGATAATAGCATTTTAGATATATTCTCATCTATAAAAGTTGGTGCTACTTTGCATTTACTTCCTAATCATTTATTTGCTTTTCCAAATAAAATAATGGAATATTTAATCAATAATGAAGTAAATACTATATTTTGGGTGCCTTCTGTTTTGATATATTTTGCAAACACAAATGCTTTAAATGAAAAAACAAAATTAAATAAAATTTTATTTTGTGGCGAAATAATGCCAAATAAGCAATTAAACATATGGAGAAAATATTTGCCTGATGCTTTATTTGCAAATTTATATGGTCCTACTGAAATAACCGATGTTTGTTCTTACTACATAATAAATAGAAAATTTAGTGATGATGAGCTTTTGCCTATAGGAAAAGCTTGTAAAAATACCCAGCTTTTAGTATTTGATGAAAATTTAAATTTAATAACACCTGATAAAGTTGGCATAAAAGGTGAATTATATATAAGAGGATGTGGGCTTAGCTTAGGATATTATAATGATAAAGAAAAAACAAATAAAGCTTTTGTGCAAAATCCTTTGCATGATAATTATTTAGACTTAGTTTATAAAAGCGGTGATATAGTAGCTTATAATGAATTTGGTGAATTAATATGCTATGGAAGAATTGATAATCAAATAAAATATATGGGCCATA
The genomic region above belongs to Campylobacter peloridis LMG 23910 and contains:
- a CDS encoding DUF2920 family protein, with amino-acid sequence MLKNETYFIDSCDDIELGIKRESKLEYRITYDDSKQMQAIVFMIGAYGSSVSMMEFDRQYIAQKFNVIVVNVIYWCFGARTGDEVDYSAKTMITENDLEFLKNSLDRMNLSADEINVNTAGYLINSLNDYIQNLKNANHIEKDFQININATLIPPNNEYQNYGIMAAIDHINALKDIIKKHPEFKVLPKIYGGGSYGGYLALLISKIAPWHVDGVLDNSGEALLLLRYIIGRDLNEIEFLINKQNMKIGCFLKTHWNANPNSPYCFKNENYMIRALLNPTHLTIQANKSKNIKYISYHSSTDLMSPVNDKIQLMQIYQTIGYDVEFHLIKDDDIDGEFIKHSNHGGGITMKALFKKELPRLLEQFQGKYFGLKQDSIEYPCGEKTFVFKDKHNKFELEII
- a CDS encoding amino acid adenylation domain-containing protein codes for the protein MITHIADFLQKSVLKFPDKKLFVEFNGKSITYKEFNIITDKLASKIINENIYNSPILIILPKSINALISFFGTAKSGNFYTILDEKSPIERINKVIKILKPKLLITSKDLNINLNLPTIYTDEFEDFDIDELALKNTKDKHIDTNLLYVFFTSGSTGVPKGVSIAHKSVIDYTFWVCESFNFDENHILANQAPLYFDNSILDIFSSIKVGATLHLLPNHLFAFPNKIMEYLINNEVNTIFWVPSVLIYFANTNALNEKTKLNKILFCGEIMPNKQLNIWRKYLPDALFANLYGPTEITDVCSYYIINRKFSDDELLPIGKACKNTQLLVFDENLNLITPDKVGIKGELYIRGCGLSLGYYNDKEKTNKAFVQNPLHDNYLDLVYKSGDIVAYNEFGELICYGRIDNQIKYMGHRIELGEIESIINSHQDIKNSACIFKEDIICFYESDKEINFKDFLKDKLPTYMLPKKFVRIEQFALNANGKIDRKVLSEMV